A stretch of Elgaria multicarinata webbii isolate HBS135686 ecotype San Diego chromosome 5, rElgMul1.1.pri, whole genome shotgun sequence DNA encodes these proteins:
- the ALOX5AP gene encoding arachidonate 5-lipoxygenase-activating protein, translating into MDQEVVGYIVLLVIVTLLSVVQNAFFASKVEQESKSNTGKIIQRGGSSAFERVFTASQNCRDAYPTFLAVLWCAGLLCSQAPAAFAGLMYLFVRQKYFVGYMGERTQSTPGYIFGKRIISFLFLMSVAGVLNYYLGLFFGSDFQMYIKTITSTISPLLLIP; encoded by the exons ATGGACCAAGAAGTGGTGGGCTACATTGTCCTTCTGGTCATTGTCACTCTTTTAAGCGTCGTCCAAAATG CCTTTTTTGCAAGCAAAGTTGAACAGGAAAGCAAGAGTAACACAGGCAAAATTATTCAGCGGGGTGGTTCATCTGCCTTTGAGCGTGTCTTTACTGCCAG CCAAAACTGCAGAGATGCCTATCCGACCTTCCTTGCCGTGCTTTGGTGTGCTGGGTTGCTGTGTAGCCAAG CTCCTGCTGCATTTGCTGGACTGATGTACTTGTTTGTGAGACAGAAGTACTTCGTTGGCTATATGGGGGAAAGGACACAGAG CACTCCTGGTTACATTTTTGGAAAACGCATCATCTCATTCCTGTTCCTTATGTCTGTCGCTGGAGTCCTCAACTATTACCTGGGCCTCTTTTTTGGAAGTGACTTTCAAATGTATATAAAAACCATCACAAGTACCATCTCTCCGCTGCTACTTATTCCTTAA